Proteins from one Pseudarthrobacter sp. BIM B-2242 genomic window:
- a CDS encoding deoxyribose-phosphate aldolase, giving the protein MSLNDDPRRYEHLSRIRLEDPDAVARAAASRRRHPGLKYGVQSFIVAADHPARGALAVGNDPVAMADRRGLLDRLQIALANPAVDGILASPDVMDDLLLLGALEGKLVFGSMNRGGLSGLVNEVDDRFTGHTAAALEALGADGGKMLTRICLGDPDTVAMLEATAKAIDSLAARKLIAMVEPFLSSWQNGRVRNDLSPDAVIKSIAIAEGLGSTSAYTWMKLPVVAEMERVMAATTMPTVLLGGDPEGTQDEVFASWQAALALPGVQGLTVGRTLLYPADGDVAGAVATAASLLKTPVLQSSAKVSE; this is encoded by the coding sequence TTGAGCCTCAACGACGATCCCCGCCGCTATGAACACCTGAGCCGGATCAGGCTGGAAGACCCGGACGCCGTTGCCCGGGCAGCCGCCTCGCGCCGCCGCCATCCCGGCCTGAAGTACGGTGTCCAGAGCTTTATTGTCGCCGCCGACCACCCGGCCCGCGGCGCCCTCGCTGTCGGCAACGATCCGGTGGCCATGGCGGACCGGCGTGGTCTGCTGGACCGCCTGCAGATCGCCCTGGCGAACCCCGCCGTGGACGGCATCCTGGCCTCTCCTGACGTCATGGATGACCTGCTCCTGCTCGGCGCTTTGGAAGGGAAACTCGTTTTCGGTTCCATGAACCGGGGTGGACTCTCCGGGCTGGTGAATGAGGTCGATGACCGCTTCACCGGCCACACAGCGGCCGCGCTGGAGGCGCTGGGCGCGGACGGCGGGAAGATGCTGACACGGATCTGTCTGGGGGATCCGGATACGGTGGCCATGCTGGAAGCGACGGCCAAGGCCATTGATTCGCTGGCTGCGCGTAAGCTGATCGCCATGGTGGAGCCCTTCCTGTCCTCGTGGCAGAACGGCAGGGTCCGCAACGACCTGAGCCCGGACGCCGTGATCAAGTCCATCGCGATTGCCGAGGGCCTGGGTTCCACGAGCGCCTACACATGGATGAAACTGCCTGTAGTCGCGGAGATGGAACGCGTGATGGCCGCGACCACCATGCCCACAGTGCTGCTGGGCGGCGATCCGGAAGGCACTCAGGACGAGGTGTTTGCCAGCTGGCAGGCCGCCCTCGCGCTGCCAGGGGTCCAGGGGCTCACGGTCGGGCGGACGCTGTTGTATCCGGCCGACGGCGACGTTGCCGGAGCCGTCGCGACCGCCGCGTCCCTGCTCAAGACCCCTGTGCTGCAGTCCTCAGCGAAAGTATCGGAGTAA
- the iolD gene encoding 3D-(3,5/4)-trihydroxycyclohexane-1,2-dione acylhydrolase (decyclizing) → MTVAQAVVEYLSRQYTVDSINGVEFRERLIPGTFGIFGHGNVAGVGQALKQYQQLDPSIMPYYQGRNEQAQSHQAVGYARHTRRRQTFAISTSIGPGSSNLLTGAALATTNRLPVLLLPSDTFATRAADPVLQQLEQPYAYDITVNDAFRPLSKFFDRVSRPEQLFSAFHHGLRVLTDPAETGAVTISLPQDVQAEAFDVPEEFLAEREWRIRRPDADDADIARAAAAIRAAKRPLIIAGGGVLYAYANDELATFVELTGIPVGNTQAGVGVLPWDHPFSLGAIGSTGTTAANAIAAEADLIIGIGTRYEDFTTASRTAFQNPDVRFININVAAIDAYKHGTTLPIVADARKALVKLNAALGGYRVGADLEQQVAAEKKRWDATVDEAFDTRYTPLPAQNEIIGATSRAMDAADVVICAAGSLPGDLHKMWRVRDPFGYHVEYAYSCMGYEIPGGLGVKRAALAEAARGGEQRDVVVMVGDGSYLMMHTELVTAVAERIKLIVVLIQNHGYASIGSLSEMLGSQRFGTQYRALNEEEHSFDDGDTLPVDLALNAESLGVKVVRIEPGEKVIAELEQAIRDAKAAPERGGPILIHVESDPLLDAPSSESWWDVPVSAVSELESTQQAFQTYTDHKNRQRKLLG, encoded by the coding sequence ATGACAGTGGCCCAGGCCGTCGTCGAGTACCTGTCCAGGCAGTACACCGTGGACTCCATCAACGGGGTGGAGTTCCGGGAGCGCCTGATTCCGGGCACGTTCGGGATTTTCGGGCACGGCAATGTTGCCGGTGTGGGCCAGGCGTTGAAGCAGTACCAGCAGCTGGACCCGAGCATCATGCCGTACTACCAGGGCCGGAACGAGCAGGCCCAGTCGCATCAGGCCGTGGGTTACGCACGCCATACCCGTCGGCGCCAGACCTTTGCGATCAGCACCTCGATCGGGCCGGGTTCCTCGAACCTGCTGACCGGTGCCGCTTTGGCCACCACGAACCGTTTGCCGGTGCTGCTGCTGCCGAGTGACACGTTCGCGACCCGTGCCGCTGACCCGGTCCTGCAGCAGCTGGAGCAGCCGTACGCGTACGACATCACCGTCAACGACGCGTTCCGGCCGCTGTCGAAGTTCTTTGACCGGGTGTCCCGGCCGGAGCAGCTGTTCTCGGCGTTCCACCACGGTCTGCGGGTCCTGACGGATCCGGCCGAGACCGGCGCTGTGACCATTTCGCTGCCGCAGGATGTCCAGGCCGAGGCCTTTGACGTGCCCGAGGAGTTCCTGGCCGAGCGTGAGTGGCGGATCCGCCGCCCTGACGCGGATGATGCGGACATCGCCCGCGCCGCTGCCGCGATACGTGCCGCGAAGCGTCCGCTGATCATCGCCGGCGGCGGCGTGCTCTACGCCTACGCCAACGATGAACTGGCCACGTTCGTGGAGCTGACAGGGATCCCGGTAGGCAACACGCAGGCCGGCGTCGGCGTCCTGCCCTGGGACCACCCGTTCTCCCTCGGCGCGATCGGCTCCACCGGCACGACGGCGGCGAACGCCATCGCTGCGGAGGCGGACCTGATCATCGGGATCGGCACCCGGTATGAGGACTTCACCACCGCGTCGCGGACCGCGTTCCAGAACCCGGACGTGCGCTTCATCAACATCAACGTCGCCGCGATCGACGCGTACAAGCACGGCACCACGCTCCCAATCGTGGCCGACGCCCGCAAGGCCCTGGTCAAACTCAACGCGGCGCTCGGCGGATACCGGGTCGGCGCGGACCTGGAGCAGCAGGTCGCGGCGGAGAAGAAGCGCTGGGACGCCACCGTCGATGAAGCCTTCGACACCCGGTACACGCCGTTGCCGGCGCAGAACGAGATCATCGGCGCCACGTCCCGGGCCATGGATGCGGCCGACGTCGTGATCTGTGCGGCCGGGTCGCTGCCCGGGGACCTGCACAAGATGTGGCGGGTCCGGGATCCGTTCGGCTACCACGTGGAATACGCGTACTCCTGCATGGGCTACGAAATCCCCGGTGGCCTCGGCGTCAAGCGCGCCGCGCTGGCCGAGGCCGCGCGCGGCGGCGAGCAGCGCGATGTTGTGGTGATGGTGGGGGACGGCTCCTACCTGATGATGCACACCGAACTGGTCACCGCCGTCGCCGAACGCATCAAACTGATTGTGGTCCTGATCCAGAACCACGGCTACGCCTCCATCGGCTCCCTGTCCGAGATGCTGGGTTCGCAGCGGTTCGGGACCCAGTACCGGGCCCTGAACGAAGAGGAACACAGCTTCGACGACGGCGACACCCTCCCGGTGGACCTGGCACTGAACGCCGAATCCCTGGGTGTGAAGGTGGTCCGGATCGAACCGGGGGAGAAGGTCATCGCCGAACTCGAACAGGCCATCCGGGACGCCAAGGCCGCCCCCGAACGCGGCGGGCCTATCCTGATCCACGTCGAATCCGACCCGCTGCTGGACGCACCCTCCTCCGAGTCCTGGTGGGACGTGCCCGTCTCTGCCGTTTCCGAGCTGGAGTCCACCCAGCAGGCCTTCCAGACCTACACCGACCACAAGAACCGCCAGCGCAAACTGCTCGGCTAA
- a CDS encoding CoA-acylating methylmalonate-semialdehyde dehydrogenase: MTATSTETTTIHHFINGAETAGEGTRTQPVYNPATGAVSAQLRLANRADLDATVAAARKAADTWGDISLAKRTAVLFKFRELVAAHVNDLAELITAEHGKVLSDAKGEIGRGLEVIEFACGIPTLLKGDYSDQVSTGIDVFSFREPLGVVAGITPFNFPVMVPLWMAPMAIATGNAFILKPSERDPSASMLLAKLWKQAGLPDGVFQVLHGDKETVDGLLTHPDVDGISFVGSTPIAQYVHETATKHGKRVQALGGAKNHAIVMPDADLDNAADHLAAAAFGSAGERCMAISVAVAVGDAADLIVKKVEERALAVKVTNGTAPGAEMGPVITPASKERIVRIVTEAETAGAAMVVDGRDLVVPGHEDGFWVGPTVIDHVKTEMTAYTEEIFGPVLVVVRVDTLEDGINLINSNPYGNGTAIFTSSGANARTFQRSVTVGMIGINVPLPVPVAYHSFGGWKASLFGDKHIYGPEGVSFYTRGKVVTSRWPEPTHASGASYNFPSN, encoded by the coding sequence ATGACTGCCACCTCCACTGAGACCACCACCATCCACCACTTCATCAACGGCGCCGAAACCGCCGGTGAGGGCACCCGTACCCAGCCCGTCTACAACCCGGCCACCGGTGCCGTCTCCGCCCAGCTGCGCCTGGCCAACCGGGCGGACCTGGACGCCACCGTCGCCGCGGCCCGCAAGGCCGCCGATACCTGGGGCGATATTTCCCTGGCCAAGCGCACCGCGGTGCTGTTCAAGTTCCGCGAACTGGTCGCCGCCCACGTGAACGATCTCGCCGAACTGATCACCGCCGAGCACGGCAAGGTCCTCTCCGACGCGAAGGGCGAGATCGGCCGTGGCCTGGAAGTCATCGAGTTTGCGTGCGGTATCCCGACCCTGCTCAAGGGTGACTACTCGGACCAGGTCTCCACCGGCATCGACGTGTTCTCCTTCCGCGAGCCGCTCGGTGTCGTCGCCGGGATCACCCCGTTCAACTTCCCGGTCATGGTGCCGTTGTGGATGGCCCCTATGGCCATCGCCACCGGCAACGCCTTCATCCTCAAGCCCTCCGAACGCGACCCCTCCGCCTCCATGCTGCTGGCGAAGCTGTGGAAGCAGGCCGGTCTGCCCGACGGCGTGTTCCAGGTCCTGCACGGCGATAAGGAGACCGTGGACGGGCTCCTGACCCACCCGGACGTGGACGGCATCTCCTTCGTCGGGTCCACCCCGATCGCCCAGTACGTCCACGAGACCGCCACCAAGCACGGCAAGCGCGTCCAGGCCTTGGGCGGGGCGAAGAACCACGCCATCGTGATGCCCGACGCCGACCTGGACAACGCCGCGGACCACCTCGCCGCCGCCGCGTTCGGCTCCGCCGGGGAGCGCTGCATGGCGATCTCCGTGGCCGTCGCCGTGGGTGACGCTGCGGACCTGATCGTGAAGAAGGTCGAAGAACGCGCCCTGGCCGTGAAGGTCACCAACGGCACCGCCCCCGGCGCCGAAATGGGCCCGGTCATCACGCCCGCGTCCAAGGAACGTATCGTCAGGATTGTCACCGAAGCCGAAACCGCCGGCGCTGCGATGGTGGTGGACGGCCGCGACCTCGTCGTCCCCGGCCACGAAGACGGCTTCTGGGTGGGCCCCACCGTCATCGACCACGTCAAAACCGAAATGACCGCCTACACCGAGGAAATCTTCGGACCCGTCCTCGTCGTGGTCCGCGTTGACACCCTGGAAGACGGCATCAACCTGATCAACTCCAACCCCTACGGCAACGGCACCGCCATCTTCACCTCATCCGGCGCCAACGCCCGCACGTTCCAGCGTTCCGTGACCGTGGGCATGATCGGCATCAACGTGCCCCTGCCCGTCCCGGTGGCCTACCACTCCTTCGGCGGCTGGAAAGCCTCGCTCTTCGGCGACAAGCACATCTACGGCCCCGAAGGCGTCTCCTTCTACACCCGCGGCAAAGTGGTCACCTCCCGCTGGCCCGAACCCACCCACGCCTCCGGCGCAAGCTACAACTTCCCGTCCAACTAG
- a CDS encoding sugar phosphate isomerase/epimerase: protein MTDVENKLIIGTAPDSWGVWFPDDPQQTPWERFLDEVAESGYKWIELGPYGYLPNDPTRLAEELKARDLKVTAGTVFTAFHRGAKQYDEAWEPARKVAELTAAMGGEHIVVIPAMWRDDVTGEAVESGELTDEQWADLFAGHNRMGKVLLEDFGLQQQFHSHADSHVGAQQDIETLLAATDPKYLNLCLDTGHAEYCGASSLELIKNYPDRIGYLHLKQINPEVLRQVNEENMTWAAANLAGVMTEPPNGLPDLRAVIEAVEALNRPIFGIVEQDMYPVAFDVPMPIAKRTRNYLLSCGSRTRVQ, encoded by the coding sequence ATGACTGACGTCGAGAACAAGCTCATCATCGGCACCGCCCCTGACTCCTGGGGTGTCTGGTTTCCGGACGATCCCCAGCAGACCCCGTGGGAGCGTTTCCTGGACGAGGTTGCAGAGTCGGGTTACAAGTGGATCGAACTGGGTCCCTACGGCTACCTGCCCAACGACCCCACCCGCCTGGCCGAAGAGCTCAAGGCCCGCGACCTGAAGGTCACTGCCGGAACGGTCTTCACGGCTTTCCACCGCGGCGCCAAACAGTATGACGAGGCCTGGGAGCCTGCCCGCAAGGTGGCCGAACTGACGGCAGCCATGGGCGGCGAACACATCGTGGTCATCCCGGCGATGTGGCGTGATGACGTCACCGGCGAAGCCGTCGAAAGCGGCGAACTGACCGATGAGCAGTGGGCAGACCTGTTCGCTGGCCACAACCGTATGGGCAAGGTCCTGCTGGAGGACTTCGGCCTGCAGCAGCAGTTCCACTCCCACGCTGACTCCCACGTCGGTGCCCAGCAGGACATCGAGACCTTGCTGGCCGCTACCGACCCCAAGTACCTGAACCTGTGCCTGGACACCGGTCACGCGGAATACTGCGGAGCCTCCAGCCTTGAACTGATCAAGAACTACCCGGACCGCATCGGCTACCTGCACCTGAAGCAGATCAACCCGGAGGTCCTCAGACAAGTCAACGAGGAAAACATGACCTGGGCAGCAGCCAACCTCGCAGGCGTGATGACGGAGCCTCCGAACGGCCTGCCGGACCTGCGCGCCGTCATCGAGGCTGTGGAAGCACTCAACCGTCCGATCTTCGGCATTGTTGAGCAGGACATGTACCCCGTCGCGTTCGACGTCCCGATGCCCATCGCCAAGCGCACCCGCAACTACCTGCTCTCCTGCGGATCCCGCACCCGGGTCCAGTAG
- a CDS encoding Gfo/Idh/MocA family protein: MTKTLRVAVIGAGRMGADHIKRLSTRIHGAEVAAVVDVDLARAQAAIEGIDGASALASADEALNNGDVNAVLIATPGFLHEEILYKALEKGFPILCEKPLTPDAESAWKVVQAEVAAGRKLIQVGFMRRFDAEYAALGSVIRNGELGELLMLHHQHRNPSTPEGFTNEMLINDSVVHEFDAIRYFTGEEITSVQVRLGKATRNAPNGQHDPQHVLLETESGVLADVEIYVNAKFGYQVATQASFEDGIVSIGGDSGPYIQTAGKWGGNVTPGFEDRFGAAYDVEVQAWVDGALRGEIGGPTAWDGYATAACCEAGVEAQKSGEKVKVQLNTKPALYS; this comes from the coding sequence GTGACAAAGACTCTCCGCGTAGCCGTCATTGGCGCAGGCCGAATGGGTGCGGACCACATCAAGCGCCTCAGCACGCGCATCCACGGCGCTGAAGTAGCCGCCGTCGTCGACGTCGACCTTGCCCGTGCGCAGGCCGCCATCGAAGGCATCGACGGTGCGTCGGCCCTGGCCAGCGCCGACGAAGCGCTCAACAACGGCGACGTCAACGCCGTGCTGATCGCCACGCCGGGCTTCCTCCACGAGGAAATCCTGTATAAGGCCCTTGAGAAGGGTTTCCCCATCCTCTGCGAAAAGCCGCTCACGCCGGATGCGGAGAGCGCCTGGAAGGTGGTCCAGGCCGAGGTCGCTGCGGGCCGCAAGCTCATCCAGGTCGGTTTTATGCGGCGCTTCGACGCGGAGTACGCGGCGCTGGGTTCGGTCATCCGCAACGGCGAACTGGGGGAGCTGCTGATGCTGCACCACCAGCACCGCAACCCGAGCACCCCCGAGGGCTTCACCAACGAGATGCTCATCAACGACTCCGTGGTCCACGAGTTCGACGCGATCCGCTACTTCACCGGTGAGGAAATCACCTCGGTCCAGGTCCGCCTCGGCAAAGCCACGCGCAATGCCCCAAACGGCCAGCACGATCCCCAGCACGTCCTGCTGGAGACCGAATCCGGTGTCCTGGCCGACGTCGAGATCTACGTCAACGCCAAGTTCGGTTACCAGGTGGCCACGCAGGCGTCCTTCGAGGACGGCATCGTGAGCATCGGCGGGGACAGCGGACCGTACATCCAGACGGCCGGCAAGTGGGGCGGCAACGTCACCCCCGGGTTCGAGGACCGCTTCGGGGCGGCCTACGACGTCGAGGTCCAGGCCTGGGTGGATGGCGCCCTTCGCGGGGAAATCGGCGGCCCCACCGCCTGGGACGGTTACGCCACCGCAGCGTGCTGCGAGGCCGGCGTCGAGGCCCAGAAATCAGGCGAGAAGGTCAAAGTCCAGCTGAACACCAAGCCTGCGCTGTACAGCTAG